The Streptomyces laurentii genome contains a region encoding:
- a CDS encoding extracellular solute-binding protein family 1 (identified by MetaGeneAnnotator; putative;~sequence version:1) has translation MSTRPTRRAVLATGLAATASGLLGGCAMGGAGTGGQARDIDGTKGGGPGKDEKLGGRITVWSWDVAATAMKRLAGSFEQRHPGTTVDVVDIGYDNAYDKIIVGLRGGTGLADVLTVEGSHMPRFTGSFPTGFYDLTSLGGRYGGDFDRAAWRTVTGADRKVFALPWDIGPCALYYRTDHFRAAGVDAHSLRTWDDYVEAGVRVKQVTGHKLIFQDSTDTGLLPMLLQQQGQAYFKQGRVAVDTPEAVRALTLMKTLADKGLVAYGKGWDALVTSTKEGTTSTTPTAAWWTGTLTSEMPELKGRFGVVPLPGFTADGVHTSNIGGSTLCVPAQSGNPRLAWAFIEFLLTDAARQVSMLRSEGLFPAYLPALDDPYLAEGQDYFGGQPVLDVFARLVPAIPPVEYEADDAKATDIMVSAVTSVMLRGQDPRRALDSAAGQLARATGRKRVA, from the coding sequence GTGTCAACAAGACCCACCCGACGGGCCGTTCTGGCCACCGGCCTCGCGGCCACGGCGTCGGGCCTGCTCGGCGGATGTGCCATGGGGGGTGCGGGCACCGGCGGGCAGGCCCGCGACATCGACGGGACGAAGGGCGGCGGGCCCGGAAAGGACGAGAAGCTCGGCGGCCGCATCACCGTCTGGTCCTGGGACGTCGCCGCCACGGCCATGAAACGGCTGGCCGGCTCCTTCGAACAGCGCCACCCCGGCACGACCGTCGATGTCGTCGACATCGGGTACGACAACGCCTACGACAAGATCATCGTGGGTCTGCGCGGCGGCACCGGCCTCGCGGACGTCCTCACCGTCGAGGGCAGCCACATGCCGCGGTTCACCGGAAGCTTCCCGACCGGCTTCTACGATCTGACCAGCCTCGGCGGCCGGTACGGCGGGGACTTCGACCGGGCCGCCTGGCGTACGGTCACCGGGGCCGACCGCAAGGTGTTCGCCCTGCCCTGGGACATCGGCCCGTGCGCCCTCTACTACCGCACCGACCACTTCCGCGCCGCGGGCGTCGACGCCCATTCCCTGCGCACCTGGGACGACTACGTGGAAGCCGGCGTCCGCGTCAAACAGGTCACCGGCCACAAACTGATCTTCCAGGACTCCACGGACACCGGACTCCTCCCGATGCTGCTCCAGCAGCAGGGGCAGGCCTACTTCAAGCAGGGCCGCGTCGCCGTCGACACCCCCGAGGCCGTCAGGGCTCTGACCTTGATGAAGACCCTGGCCGACAAGGGTCTGGTGGCCTACGGCAAGGGCTGGGACGCCCTGGTCACCAGCACCAAGGAGGGGACGACCAGCACGACCCCCACGGCCGCCTGGTGGACGGGCACCCTCACCTCCGAGATGCCGGAGCTGAAGGGCAGGTTCGGGGTGGTGCCGCTGCCCGGCTTCACCGCGGACGGCGTCCACACCTCCAACATCGGGGGCTCCACCCTCTGTGTCCCCGCGCAGAGCGGGAATCCGCGGCTGGCCTGGGCCTTCATCGAGTTCCTGCTCACCGACGCGGCCCGCCAGGTGTCCATGCTCCGGAGCGAGGGGCTCTTCCCGGCGTATCTGCCCGCGCTCGACGATCCGTATCTGGCCGAGGGGCAGGACTACTTCGGCGGGCAGCCGGTCCTCGACGTCTTCGCCCGCCTCGTCCCGGCCATCCCTCCTGTCGAGTACGAAGCGGACGACGCCAAGGCGACCGACATCATGGTCTCCGCCGTCACCAGCGTGATGCTGCGCGGCCAGGACCCGCGCCGGGCCCTGGACTCGGCCGCCGGGCAGCTGGCCCGGGCCACCGGCCGCAAGCGGGTGGCCTGA
- a CDS encoding glycine dehydrogenase subunit 1 (Glycine cleavage system protein P (pyridoxal-binding), N-terminal domain [Amino acid transport andmetabolism]; COG0403;~acts in conjunction with GvcH to form H-protein-S-aminomethyldihydrolipoyllysine from glycine; forms a heterodimer with subunit 2 to form the P protein;~catalytic residue [active];~glycine dehydrogenase subunit 1 [Catenulispora acidiphila DSM44928];~glycine dehydrogenase subunit 1; Validated;~identified by MetaGeneAnnotator; putative;~pyridoxal 5'-phosphate binding pocket [chemical binding]), which yields MTSPQHFQESPHSENTASSDGTAHPAPAVHPYIPNSVPAVRQAMLDEIGATSVEDFYADIPDRIRLHRPLDLPPPLRSEAELTRHMNALLDRNTSTRQVLSFLGSGCYLHHVPAVVDEVVNRSEFLTAYAGEPYEDHGRFQALWEYQSMMAELLDVDIVNVPVYDGFQAAGTALRMAGRVTGRRRLLVATAIDRDKLSRIEDYVRPDHDVTVLPVDPRTGCADLDAVRAALAAHDTAAVYADTPSALGIVDPALPRLAELAHEAGALYVVGCNPLTLGVLAPPSAYGADIACGDIQPLGIHPSYGGGNAGFIATRDEEHLVAEYPSRLFGLVPTEVEGEYGFGDVAYERTSFALREEGKEWVGTAAALHGIGAGVYLALMGPHGMREIGETILAHTAYARQRLARVPGIEVPYGDTLHFADFTVRYTGGRTAAEIRARLKEHGIHGSLPTGVHEAAFCVTEVHTKADIDRLAATLEEIVT from the coding sequence ATGACGTCGCCCCAGCACTTCCAGGAGTCCCCGCACTCCGAGAACACCGCGAGCTCCGACGGCACCGCGCATCCCGCGCCCGCCGTCCATCCCTACATCCCGAACTCCGTGCCGGCCGTGCGCCAGGCGATGCTCGACGAGATCGGCGCGACCAGCGTCGAGGACTTCTACGCCGACATCCCGGACCGGATCCGACTGCACCGCCCGCTCGACCTCCCGCCCCCATTGCGTTCGGAAGCCGAACTCACCCGGCATATGAACGCCCTGCTCGACCGCAACACTTCGACACGGCAGGTCCTCAGCTTCCTCGGCTCGGGCTGCTACCTGCACCACGTGCCCGCCGTCGTCGACGAGGTCGTCAACCGGAGCGAGTTCCTCACCGCCTACGCGGGCGAACCCTACGAGGACCACGGCCGCTTCCAGGCCCTGTGGGAATACCAGTCGATGATGGCCGAGCTCCTCGACGTCGACATCGTCAACGTCCCGGTGTACGACGGCTTCCAGGCCGCCGGAACCGCCCTGCGCATGGCGGGCCGCGTCACCGGCCGCCGCAGGCTCCTCGTCGCGACCGCGATCGACCGGGACAAGCTCTCCCGTATCGAGGACTACGTCCGCCCCGACCACGACGTGACCGTGCTCCCGGTCGACCCGCGCACCGGCTGCGCCGACCTCGACGCCGTACGCGCCGCGCTCGCCGCCCACGACACCGCCGCCGTCTACGCCGACACCCCGTCGGCCCTCGGCATCGTCGACCCGGCACTGCCCCGGCTCGCCGAACTCGCCCACGAGGCGGGCGCCTTGTACGTCGTCGGCTGCAACCCCCTCACCCTCGGCGTCCTCGCGCCCCCCAGCGCGTACGGCGCCGACATCGCCTGCGGCGACATCCAGCCGCTCGGCATCCACCCGAGCTACGGCGGAGGCAACGCCGGCTTCATCGCCACCCGCGACGAGGAACACCTCGTCGCCGAATACCCCTCCCGCCTCTTCGGGCTCGTCCCCACCGAGGTCGAGGGAGAGTACGGCTTCGGCGACGTCGCGTACGAGCGGACCTCCTTCGCCCTGCGCGAGGAAGGCAAGGAATGGGTGGGCACGGCGGCCGCCCTGCACGGCATCGGCGCCGGCGTCTACCTCGCCCTCATGGGACCGCACGGCATGCGCGAGATCGGCGAGACGATCCTCGCCCACACCGCGTACGCCCGACAGCGCCTCGCCCGCGTCCCCGGCATCGAGGTCCCCTACGGCGACACCCTCCACTTCGCCGACTTCACCGTGCGCTACACCGGCGGCCGCACCGCCGCCGAGATCCGCGCCCGCCTCAAGGAGCACGGCATCCACGGCTCCCTGCCCACCGGCGTACACGAGGCCGCCTTCTGCGTCACCGAAGTCCACACCAAAGCCGACATCGACCGCCTCGCCGCCACCCTCGAGGAGATCGTCACATGA
- a CDS encoding glycine dehydrogenase subunit 2 (acts in conjunction with GvcH to form H-protein-S-aminomethyldihydrolipoyllysine from glycine; forms a heterodimer with subunit 1 to form the P protein;~catalytic residue [active];~glycine dehydrogenase subunit 2 [Catenulispora acidiphila DSM44928];~glycine dehydrogenase subunit 2; Validated;~identified by MetaGeneAnnotator; putative;~pyridoxal 5'-phosphate binding pocket [chemical binding]), translating to MSAHHPPAAVSPKDATVAPKPPLRRFRQASWDEKLIFELGTPGERGVLVPAPDPGIPPVTVPPALRRARPPALPEMSQQQVLRHYLRLSQENLGADLNIDVGQGTCTMKYSPKINDQFVRDPRIAALHPLQDEDTVQGVLGIIHSLEQLLKEISGMDRVSLQPGAGSAAIYTNVAMIRAHFAARGELEQRDEIITTIFSHPSNAACAKTAGFKVITLYPDDDGYPDIDALKAAVGPRTAALLITNPEDTGIYNPRIEEFVRIVHEAGGLCAYDQANANGILGITRARDAGFDLCHFNLHKTFSTPHACGGPAAGACAVTEELAPYLPRPTVEFDGERYHLDDDRPESVGKMRPFYGVVPNLVRAYAWIMSLGAEGLRCAAETAVLNNNYLLHKVRQIPGVSVPYAQGRPRVEQVRYSWQQLHEDTGISSEDLGLRAADFGTHYWTSHHPYVVPEPMTLEPTESYTRADLDEYAAILAEIAREAYESPDTVRTAPHRSTIHRIRPQSLDDPATWAVSWRAYQRKVLGTADPR from the coding sequence ATGAGCGCCCACCACCCGCCCGCGGCCGTGTCCCCGAAGGACGCGACGGTCGCCCCCAAGCCGCCCCTGCGCCGCTTCCGGCAGGCGTCCTGGGACGAGAAACTGATCTTCGAACTCGGTACGCCGGGAGAACGCGGCGTCCTCGTCCCGGCCCCCGACCCCGGCATCCCCCCGGTGACCGTCCCGCCGGCACTCCGCCGCGCCCGGCCGCCCGCCCTCCCCGAGATGTCCCAGCAGCAGGTCCTGCGCCACTACCTGCGGCTGTCCCAGGAGAACCTCGGCGCCGACCTCAACATCGACGTCGGCCAGGGCACCTGCACCATGAAATACAGCCCCAAGATCAACGACCAGTTCGTCCGCGACCCCCGCATCGCCGCTCTGCACCCGCTCCAGGACGAGGACACCGTCCAAGGCGTCCTCGGCATCATCCACAGCCTCGAACAACTCCTCAAAGAGATCTCCGGCATGGACCGGGTCTCCCTCCAGCCGGGCGCCGGATCGGCCGCGATCTACACGAACGTCGCCATGATCCGCGCCCACTTCGCCGCTCGCGGCGAGCTGGAGCAGCGCGACGAGATCATCACGACGATCTTCTCCCACCCCTCCAACGCCGCCTGCGCGAAGACCGCCGGGTTCAAGGTCATCACCCTCTACCCGGACGACGACGGCTACCCGGACATCGACGCCCTCAAGGCCGCGGTCGGACCGCGCACCGCCGCACTCCTCATCACCAACCCCGAGGACACCGGCATCTACAACCCGCGCATCGAGGAGTTCGTCCGCATCGTGCACGAGGCCGGCGGCCTCTGCGCGTACGACCAGGCCAACGCCAACGGCATCCTCGGCATCACCCGCGCCCGCGACGCCGGATTCGACCTGTGCCACTTCAACCTGCACAAGACCTTCTCGACCCCGCACGCATGCGGCGGACCGGCCGCCGGCGCGTGCGCGGTCACCGAGGAACTCGCCCCGTATCTGCCGCGCCCCACCGTCGAGTTCGACGGCGAGCGCTACCACCTCGACGACGACCGGCCCGAGTCCGTCGGAAAGATGCGGCCCTTCTACGGAGTCGTCCCGAACCTCGTCCGCGCCTACGCGTGGATCATGTCGCTCGGCGCCGAAGGACTGCGCTGCGCCGCCGAGACCGCCGTCCTCAACAACAACTACCTGCTCCACAAGGTCCGGCAGATCCCCGGCGTCTCCGTGCCCTACGCGCAAGGGCGGCCGCGTGTCGAACAAGTCCGTTACAGCTGGCAGCAGTTGCACGAGGACACCGGGATCAGCTCCGAGGACCTCGGGCTGCGCGCCGCCGACTTCGGCACCCACTACTGGACGAGCCACCACCCCTACGTCGTCCCCGAACCGATGACCCTGGAGCCGACCGAGTCGTACACCCGCGCCGACCTCGACGAATACGCGGCGATCCTCGCCGAGATCGCCCGCGAGGCCTACGAGTCCCCGGACACCGTCCGTACGGCCCCGCACCGCTCGACCATCCACCGCATCCGCCCGCAAAGCCTCGACGACCCGGCCACCTGGGCCGTCTCCTGGCGCGCCTACCAGCGCAAGGTCCTCGGCACGGCGGATCCCCGTTGA
- a CDS encoding ATP-NAD/acoX kinase (identified by MetaGeneAnnotator; putative;~sequence version:1) — protein MTRIGLVVNPVAGLGGRVGLGGTDGPRLRHRALALGAVPLAGERAAAALRELRAVSRSRAPGAIVAGPTSSSGEPEIVTAAGAMGADSAAAAGLTARIVYVPPNEGETSAEDTVAAVRAIVGEDIDLLLFAGGDGTARDVLTALGGQHGPVLGVPTGVKMHSAVFGVSPRAAGEAAAAWLARSGTVRLRDAEVMDRDEDGLRDGRVTSRLHGWLPVPDLPARVQQRKTGSTAGAPDTVTGIAAEVAERVGDGLLALGPGGTTRAVAAALGADTSLTGVDVLALRPGRPARVVLRDAGETALLAAGPHWIALSPIGGQGFLLGRGNQQISPRVLRAAGGRDRLLVLCTERKLAALAGRPLLLDTGDDTLDAELTGYLPVITGRRRTALYRLTT, from the coding sequence TTGACCAGGATCGGCCTGGTCGTCAATCCCGTCGCCGGCCTCGGCGGCCGGGTCGGTCTCGGTGGTACGGACGGCCCGCGGCTCCGGCACCGCGCCCTCGCCCTGGGGGCCGTACCCCTGGCGGGGGAGCGGGCGGCCGCGGCCCTGCGCGAACTGCGGGCGGTCTCCAGGAGCCGTGCGCCGGGTGCCATCGTCGCGGGGCCGACCAGTTCATCCGGGGAGCCGGAGATCGTCACCGCCGCCGGCGCCATGGGAGCCGACTCCGCGGCCGCGGCCGGACTGACGGCACGGATCGTGTACGTACCGCCGAACGAGGGCGAGACCTCCGCCGAGGACACCGTCGCCGCCGTGCGCGCGATCGTCGGAGAGGACATCGACCTGCTGCTCTTCGCCGGCGGCGACGGCACCGCCAGGGACGTCCTCACCGCGCTCGGCGGGCAGCACGGCCCGGTGCTCGGGGTGCCGACCGGCGTCAAGATGCACTCGGCCGTGTTCGGCGTCAGCCCGCGCGCGGCGGGCGAGGCCGCCGCCGCGTGGCTCGCCCGCTCCGGCACCGTCCGCCTGCGCGACGCCGAGGTCATGGACCGCGACGAGGACGGGCTGCGCGACGGACGGGTCACCTCCCGCCTCCACGGCTGGCTCCCCGTCCCCGACCTCCCCGCGCGCGTCCAGCAGCGCAAGACCGGCAGCACGGCCGGCGCGCCGGACACCGTCACCGGCATCGCCGCCGAGGTCGCCGAACGGGTCGGCGACGGCCTGCTCGCACTCGGCCCCGGCGGCACCACTCGCGCCGTGGCCGCCGCGCTGGGCGCCGACACCTCCCTCACCGGCGTCGACGTCCTCGCGCTGCGGCCCGGCCGCCCGGCCAGGGTCGTCCTGCGCGACGCCGGAGAGACCGCGCTCCTCGCGGCCGGACCGCACTGGATCGCCCTCTCGCCCATCGGGGGGCAGGGTTTCCTCCTCGGCCGCGGCAACCAGCAGATCTCCCCTCGTGTCCTGCGCGCGGCGGGCGGCCGGGACCGGCTGCTGGTGCTGTGCACCGAACGGAAACTGGCAGCCCTGGCCGGCCGCCCCCTCCTGCTCGACACCGGCGACGACACACTCGACGCCGAACTCACCGGCTACCTGCCCGTCATCACCGGCCGACGCCGCACCGCGCTCTACCGCCTGACGACGTGA
- a CDS encoding short-chain dehydrogenase/reductase SDR (3-ketoacyl-(acyl-carrier-protein) reductase; Provisional; PRK07231;~NAD(P) binding site [chemical binding];~PFAM: short-chain dehydrogenase/reductase SDR; KR domain protein; NAD-dependent epimerase/dehydratase; KEGG: vei:Veis_2457 short-chain dehydrogenase/reductase SDR;~Signal predicted by SignalP 3.0 HMM (Signal peptide probability 0.890) with cleavage site probability 0.846 at residue 24;~classical (c) SDRs; cd05233;~identified by MetaGeneAnnotator; putative;~short-chain dehydrogenase/reductase SDR [Catenulispora acidiphila DSM44928]), with product MITLDGKRAIVTGGATGIGRATARVLTELGARVVIADIDTDGGQQTAKDTGGVFVRCDVSRREDCEAVAAVAQEQFGGVDVLFNNAGIIRRSTICEITEDDWDLVMAVNVRSIMLMSRLVIPGMAAQGGGSIINTGSGWGISGGASAISYCASKGAVVNMTRAMAIDHGPDNIRVNCVCPGDTATGMLAEEARQLGENPNAFYADAADRPLGRIGQPRDIAQTVAFLASDAASFVSGAIIPVDGAGTA from the coding sequence ATGATCACCCTCGACGGCAAACGAGCCATCGTCACCGGCGGAGCCACCGGCATCGGCCGGGCCACCGCGCGCGTCCTCACCGAACTCGGCGCCCGCGTCGTCATCGCCGACATCGACACCGACGGCGGGCAGCAGACGGCCAAGGACACCGGCGGCGTCTTCGTCCGCTGCGACGTCTCCCGGCGCGAGGACTGCGAGGCCGTGGCCGCCGTCGCACAGGAACAATTCGGCGGCGTCGACGTCCTGTTCAACAACGCCGGCATCATCCGCCGCTCCACCATCTGCGAGATCACCGAGGACGACTGGGACCTGGTGATGGCCGTGAACGTCCGCTCCATCATGCTGATGAGCCGCCTGGTGATACCGGGCATGGCCGCGCAGGGCGGCGGCTCGATCATCAACACCGGCTCGGGATGGGGGATTTCGGGCGGCGCCAGCGCCATCTCGTACTGCGCGTCCAAGGGCGCCGTCGTCAACATGACCCGCGCCATGGCCATCGACCACGGCCCCGACAACATCCGCGTCAACTGCGTCTGCCCCGGCGACACCGCCACCGGCATGCTCGCGGAGGAAGCCCGTCAACTCGGGGAGAATCCCAACGCGTTCTACGCCGATGCCGCCGACCGCCCCCTCGGCCGCATCGGACAGCCGAGGGACATCGCGCAGACCGTGGCGTTCCTCGCCTCCGACGCCGCGTCGTTCGTGAGCGGTGCGATCATCCCGGTCGACGGCGCCGGTACCGCGTGA
- a CDS encoding gntR family transcriptional regulator (DNA-binding site [nucleotide binding];~FCD domain; pfam07729;~GntR family transcriptional regulator [Catenulispora acidiphila DSM44928];~PFAM: GntR family transcriptional regulator; GntR domain protein; SMART: GntR family transcriptional regulator; KEGG: tte:TTE2558 transcriptional regulator;~Transcriptional regulators [Transcription]; COG1802;~Winged helix-turn-helix (WHTH) DNA-binding domain of the GntR family of transcriptional regulators; cd07377;~identified by MetaGeneAnnotator; putative): MPIEIRPLREQVKEELLKRLGRGTIATSEPINEVQLAAELGVSRTPLREALITLEREGVITSERGKGFRFTPLSAQEFRDLTAIVAALEALALESSDPEYLRATAPSLIEEARAFSAPQAPHDVIERYDDAWHDLLLSGCTNDRLMKLITSLKVTMHRYERVALGDQDILERSALEHEQIAECLRRGDIDAAVAALKGNWNSGMHRILEHFTD, from the coding sequence ATGCCAATCGAAATCCGCCCACTGCGCGAACAGGTCAAGGAGGAGCTGCTCAAGCGCCTCGGGCGTGGCACGATCGCGACCAGCGAGCCGATCAACGAGGTGCAGCTCGCCGCCGAACTCGGAGTCAGCCGCACCCCGTTGCGCGAAGCGCTGATCACCCTCGAACGCGAGGGCGTCATCACCAGCGAGCGCGGCAAGGGCTTCCGGTTCACGCCCCTGAGCGCCCAGGAATTCCGCGACCTGACCGCGATCGTGGCGGCCCTGGAGGCGCTGGCCCTCGAGTCCAGCGACCCGGAGTACCTGCGGGCGACGGCTCCTTCGCTCATCGAGGAGGCGCGCGCCTTCTCCGCACCCCAGGCACCGCACGACGTCATAGAGCGCTACGACGACGCCTGGCACGACCTGCTCCTGTCGGGCTGTACCAACGACCGTCTGATGAAGCTGATCACGTCGTTGAAGGTGACCATGCACCGCTACGAGCGGGTGGCCCTCGGCGACCAGGACATCCTCGAACGCTCGGCCCTGGAGCACGAACAGATCGCGGAATGCCTGCGGCGTGGCGACATCGACGCGGCGGTGGCGGCGCTCAAGGGCAACTGGAACAGCGGAATGCACCGGATCCTGGAGCACTTCACGGATTAA
- a CDS encoding hypothetical protein (identified by MetaGeneAnnotator; putative;~sequence version:1) yields MEPYDPKADLHRYLKMAREAIVWKLDGLSEYDIRRPMTPTGTNLLGLVKHLASVEFGYFGPTFGRPHGESLPWHEEGAEANSDMWATADESREEILGLYHRAWAHSDATIEALPLDAKGQVAWWGDNGRVTLQRIMLHMTAETHRHAGHVDIVRELIDGKTGVREDNSNMDGGDEAWYQEYWNRLEASAKEAQAKEG; encoded by the coding sequence ATGGAGCCCTATGACCCCAAAGCCGACCTGCACCGCTACCTCAAGATGGCCCGGGAAGCCATCGTCTGGAAGCTGGACGGACTGTCCGAGTACGACATCCGACGCCCCATGACACCGACCGGCACCAACCTCCTCGGCCTCGTCAAGCATCTCGCCAGCGTCGAGTTCGGGTACTTCGGCCCGACCTTCGGCCGCCCGCACGGCGAATCGCTTCCCTGGCACGAGGAGGGAGCCGAGGCCAACTCGGACATGTGGGCCACGGCCGACGAGTCACGCGAGGAGATCCTCGGTCTCTACCACCGTGCCTGGGCGCACTCGGACGCGACGATCGAGGCCCTCCCGCTCGACGCGAAGGGCCAGGTCGCCTGGTGGGGCGACAACGGTCGCGTGACCCTTCAGCGGATCATGCTGCACATGACGGCCGAGACCCACCGGCACGCCGGCCACGTCGACATCGTCCGCGAACTCATCGACGGAAAGACCGGGGTGAGGGAGGACAACAGCAACATGGACGGTGGCGACGAGGCGTGGTACCAGGAGTACTGGAACCGCCTGGAGGCATCGGCCAAGGAGGCCCAGGCCAAGGAGGGTTGA
- a CDS encoding pyridoxamine 5'-phosphate oxidase / oxidoreductase, NAD-dependent (identified by MetaGeneAnnotator; putative;~sequence version:1), with protein sequence MPTPEHHPHQQPATTKPPGRDPDPDAAPTHSTPHPHHPKEHHDQHHHPTHPTTPHPTPHPTPHPTPHPTPHQQSPTPPKPTTILTNTLTATLALTTLATLGTLLHQPLLIPPLAATAALLYGAPQLPLSQPRNVIGGQLISALTGYTTLTLTGTPTPYTAALAGALALTTMTLTRTNHSPAAATAIITTTTQPPTLPFLTTLTLSTLTLTLITTLRPKIDPTTPTYPNTGGNRDMTSRYAQLLFTADVQHHQDTAGSGRAYRHMATAAGPAPDRLGPDEQEFILERDSFYLSSVNTAGWPYVQHRGGPPGFLQPLDDRTLAYADFRGNRQYITNGNLDGDNRVAMIFMDYPHRIRLKVLGHARIEPLADHPDLAQRLRPADYDHPHIVERLVFIKVEAFDWNCPQHITPRYTLPELHRALDPIHTRMDQLENDNTALRKALAEHGIPDPTHRTAP encoded by the coding sequence ATGCCCACACCCGAACACCACCCCCACCAACAACCCGCAACCACCAAACCCCCCGGACGCGACCCCGACCCCGACGCGGCCCCCACCCACTCAACCCCCCACCCACACCACCCCAAGGAACACCATGACCAACACCACCACCCCACCCACCCCACCACCCCCCACCCAACCCCCCACCCGACGCCCCACCCGACGCCTCACCCAACGCCTCACCAGCAAAGCCCCACCCCGCCCAAACCCACCACCATCCTCACCAACACCCTCACCGCCACCCTCGCCCTCACCACCCTCGCCACCCTCGGCACCCTCCTCCACCAACCCCTCCTCATCCCCCCACTCGCCGCCACCGCCGCCCTCCTCTACGGAGCCCCCCAACTCCCCCTCTCCCAACCCCGCAACGTCATCGGCGGCCAACTCATCTCCGCCCTCACCGGCTACACCACCCTCACCCTCACCGGCACCCCCACCCCCTACACCGCAGCACTCGCCGGCGCACTCGCCCTCACCACCATGACCCTCACCCGCACCAACCACTCCCCCGCCGCCGCCACCGCCATCATCACCACCACCACCCAACCCCCCACCCTCCCCTTCCTCACCACCCTCACCCTCTCCACCCTCACCCTCACCCTCATCACCACCCTCCGCCCCAAAATCGACCCCACCACCCCCACCTACCCCAATACTGGTGGTAACAGAGACATGACCAGCCGCTACGCACAGCTCCTCTTCACCGCCGACGTCCAACACCACCAGGACACCGCAGGCAGCGGCCGCGCCTATCGGCACATGGCCACCGCCGCGGGGCCGGCACCCGACCGACTCGGCCCGGACGAGCAGGAGTTCATCCTCGAGCGCGACAGCTTCTACCTCTCCAGCGTCAACACCGCCGGCTGGCCCTACGTCCAGCACCGCGGCGGCCCGCCCGGCTTTCTCCAGCCCCTGGACGACCGCACCCTCGCGTACGCCGACTTCCGCGGGAACCGCCAATACATCACCAACGGCAACCTCGACGGTGACAACCGCGTGGCCATGATCTTCATGGACTATCCGCACCGGATCCGGCTGAAGGTCCTCGGCCACGCCCGTATCGAGCCGCTCGCCGACCACCCCGACCTCGCCCAGCGGCTACGCCCGGCCGACTACGACCACCCGCACATCGTCGAACGACTCGTCTTCATCAAGGTCGAGGCCTTCGACTGGAACTGCCCCCAGCACATCACCCCCCGCTACACCCTCCCGGAACTCCACCGGGCCCTCGACCCGATCCACACCCGGATGGACCAGCTCGAGAACGACAACACCGCCCTGCGCAAAGCCCTCGCCGAGCACGGAATCCCCGACCCCACGCACCGCACGGCGCCGTGA